A section of the Gasterosteus aculeatus chromosome 10, fGasAcu3.hap1.1, whole genome shotgun sequence genome encodes:
- the celf3a gene encoding CUGBP Elav-like family member 3 isoform X1 — protein MKEPDAIKLFIGQIPRNLEEKDLKPIFEQFGKIYELTVIKDKYTGMHKGCAFLTYCARESALKAQNALHEQKTLPGMNRPIQVKPADSESRGEDRKLFVGMLGKQQTDTDVRKMFEPFGSIEECTVLRGPDGTSKGCAFVKYQSNAEAQAAINALHGSRTLPGASSSLVVKFADSEKERGLRRMQQVASQLGVISPMTLHLGAYNAYTQALMQQQALVAQSAYLSPVATVAAVQMQQLAALNPNSIIATPIASITPSSGTSTPPSMAGTPVPSLPPPLTVNSYASLPALSNGQSATEALYTNGVHAYQAQSPVLDPLQQAYAGMQHYTATYPAAYSLVGQPFPHQPQLVAQQPQQPQQLQQREGPEGCNIFIYHLPQEFTDSEILQMFLPFGNVISAKVFVDRATNQSKCFGFVSFDNPSSAQTAIQAMNGFQIGMKRLKVQLKRPKDANRPY, from the exons ATGAAGGAGCCTGACGCAATCAAGCTCTTCATCGGGCAAATCCCTCGAAACCTGGAGGAGAAGGACCTGAAGCCCATCTTTGAGCAGTTTGGCAAGATCTATGAGTTGACGGTGATAAAGGACAAATACACAGGGATGCACAAAG GATGTGCCTTCCTGACTTATTGTGCACGCGAGTCTGCCCTCAAAGCCCAGAATGCATTGCACGAGCAGAAGACGCTACCAGGg ATGAATCGTCCAATCCAAGTGAAGCCAGCGGACAGCGAGAGCAGAGGGG AAGACAGGAAGCTGTTTGTGGGCATGCTGGGAAAGCAGCAGACGGACACCGACGTGAGGAAGATGTTCGAGCCGTTCGGCAGCATAGAGGAGTGCACGGTGCTGCGCGGGCCCGACGGTACCAGCAAAG GGTGTGCATTTGTAAAGTACCAGAGCAACGCAGAGGCCCAGGCCGCCATCAACGCCCTGCACGGGAGCCGCACCCTACCA GGCGCCTCGTCCAGCCTGGTGGTGAAGTTTGCTGATTCAGAGAAGGAGCGAGGGCTCCGGCGGATGCAGCAGGTGGCCTCTCAGCTGGGGGTCATCAGTCCCATGACCTTGCACCTCGGGGCCTATAACGCCTACACTCAGGCC CTGATGCAGCAGCAGGCCCTGGTGGCGCAGTCGGCTTACCTCTCCCCTGTTGCCACCGTGGCGGCGGTTCAGATGCAGCAACTCGCCGCCCTCAACCCCAACAGCATCATCGCCACGCCGATAGCATCCATCACCCCCTCCTCAG GTACCAGCACTCCACCCTCCATGGCAGGCACACCTGTCCCTTCACTGCCTCCACCGCTCACAGTGAACAGCTACGCCTCTTTGCCAGCTCTGTCCAACGGCCAATCAGCAACCGAGGCCCTGTACACCAACGGGGTTCATGCCTACCAAG CTCAGAGTCCtgtcctggaccccctgcagcaAGCGTATGCAGGCATGCAGCACTATACAG cCACCTACCCTGCTGCCTACAGCCTGGTGGGGCAGCCGTTCCCCCACCAGCCCCAACTGGTGGctcagcagccgcagcagccgcagcagctgcagcaacgAGAAG GTCCAGAGGGCTGTAACATCTTCATCTACCACCTGCCACAGGAGTTCACTGACTCTGAGATCCTGCAGATGTTCCTTCCCTTCGGAAACGTCATCTCTGCAAAGGTGTTTGTGGACCGTGCCACCAACCAGAGTAAATGCTTTG GTTTTGTGAGTTTTGACAACCCATCCAGCGCCCAGACTGCCATCCAGGCCATGAACGGCTTCCAGATCGGCATGAAGAGACTGAAGGTGCAGCTGAAGAGGCCCAAGGATGCCAACAGGCCTTACTAA
- the celf3a gene encoding CUGBP Elav-like family member 3 isoform X2 gives MKEPDAIKLFIGQIPRNLEEKDLKPIFEQFGKIYELTVIKDKYTGMHKGCAFLTYCARESALKAQNALHEQKTLPGMNRPIQVKPADSESRGDRKLFVGMLGKQQTDTDVRKMFEPFGSIEECTVLRGPDGTSKGCAFVKYQSNAEAQAAINALHGSRTLPGASSSLVVKFADSEKERGLRRMQQVASQLGVISPMTLHLGAYNAYTQALMQQQALVAQSAYLSPVATVAAVQMQQLAALNPNSIIATPIASITPSSGTSTPPSMAGTPVPSLPPPLTVNSYASLPALSNGQSATEALYTNGVHAYQAQSPVLDPLQQAYAGMQHYTATYPAAYSLVGQPFPHQPQLVAQQPQQPQQLQQREGPEGCNIFIYHLPQEFTDSEILQMFLPFGNVISAKVFVDRATNQSKCFGFVSFDNPSSAQTAIQAMNGFQIGMKRLKVQLKRPKDANRPY, from the exons ATGAAGGAGCCTGACGCAATCAAGCTCTTCATCGGGCAAATCCCTCGAAACCTGGAGGAGAAGGACCTGAAGCCCATCTTTGAGCAGTTTGGCAAGATCTATGAGTTGACGGTGATAAAGGACAAATACACAGGGATGCACAAAG GATGTGCCTTCCTGACTTATTGTGCACGCGAGTCTGCCCTCAAAGCCCAGAATGCATTGCACGAGCAGAAGACGCTACCAGGg ATGAATCGTCCAATCCAAGTGAAGCCAGCGGACAGCGAGAGCAGAGGGG ACAGGAAGCTGTTTGTGGGCATGCTGGGAAAGCAGCAGACGGACACCGACGTGAGGAAGATGTTCGAGCCGTTCGGCAGCATAGAGGAGTGCACGGTGCTGCGCGGGCCCGACGGTACCAGCAAAG GGTGTGCATTTGTAAAGTACCAGAGCAACGCAGAGGCCCAGGCCGCCATCAACGCCCTGCACGGGAGCCGCACCCTACCA GGCGCCTCGTCCAGCCTGGTGGTGAAGTTTGCTGATTCAGAGAAGGAGCGAGGGCTCCGGCGGATGCAGCAGGTGGCCTCTCAGCTGGGGGTCATCAGTCCCATGACCTTGCACCTCGGGGCCTATAACGCCTACACTCAGGCC CTGATGCAGCAGCAGGCCCTGGTGGCGCAGTCGGCTTACCTCTCCCCTGTTGCCACCGTGGCGGCGGTTCAGATGCAGCAACTCGCCGCCCTCAACCCCAACAGCATCATCGCCACGCCGATAGCATCCATCACCCCCTCCTCAG GTACCAGCACTCCACCCTCCATGGCAGGCACACCTGTCCCTTCACTGCCTCCACCGCTCACAGTGAACAGCTACGCCTCTTTGCCAGCTCTGTCCAACGGCCAATCAGCAACCGAGGCCCTGTACACCAACGGGGTTCATGCCTACCAAG CTCAGAGTCCtgtcctggaccccctgcagcaAGCGTATGCAGGCATGCAGCACTATACAG cCACCTACCCTGCTGCCTACAGCCTGGTGGGGCAGCCGTTCCCCCACCAGCCCCAACTGGTGGctcagcagccgcagcagccgcagcagctgcagcaacgAGAAG GTCCAGAGGGCTGTAACATCTTCATCTACCACCTGCCACAGGAGTTCACTGACTCTGAGATCCTGCAGATGTTCCTTCCCTTCGGAAACGTCATCTCTGCAAAGGTGTTTGTGGACCGTGCCACCAACCAGAGTAAATGCTTTG GTTTTGTGAGTTTTGACAACCCATCCAGCGCCCAGACTGCCATCCAGGCCATGAACGGCTTCCAGATCGGCATGAAGAGACTGAAGGTGCAGCTGAAGAGGCCCAAGGATGCCAACAGGCCTTACTAA